In one Methylobacterium sp. SyP6R genomic region, the following are encoded:
- a CDS encoding flavin monoamine oxidase family protein, protein MPRAAHEHLSPTSVPPLAALPAEPDVAVIGAGAAGIGAARRLLARGLTVAVLEARPRLGGRTVTTPLRGHPVDLGAHWLHAGPINPLVALGFERGEPLRRAAQESHLWIGRRPGRPAEELAFGRAWSVADRAMTDGARLGPEDRPAAEALPPGLGPWGKRVSLVHGLVSGRPLTEISLHDFPSMEYGDNFFIAGGYGAYLARLAAGLPVALSTPVTALDWAGEGVRLDLGARGTLRARAALITAPMMVLQEPAPALRFAPDLPGPVRAAIDGFRTGIYEHVVLHWPSSPFRGRDRLASLIGGRLQPPGLLTRVDGTPFHYFELDVALAARLDAARAGADGARRLVRETLAEQVGRGLLRDLAVPAVTEWRHDPWSRGSWAVVPPGHTGARDLLKDAVAERIWFAGEALSREQWGTAGGAFAEGERAADAIAAALH, encoded by the coding sequence ATGCCGCGCGCAGCCCACGAGCATCTGAGCCCCACTTCCGTCCCGCCCCTGGCGGCCCTGCCCGCCGAGCCGGACGTCGCGGTGATCGGCGCCGGGGCCGCCGGGATCGGCGCGGCGCGCCGGCTCCTCGCCCGCGGCCTGACGGTCGCCGTGCTGGAGGCCCGCCCGCGGCTCGGCGGCCGCACCGTCACCACGCCGTTGCGCGGTCATCCGGTCGATCTCGGCGCCCACTGGCTCCATGCCGGGCCGATCAACCCCCTGGTGGCCCTCGGTTTCGAACGGGGCGAGCCGCTGCGGCGGGCCGCACAGGAGAGCCATCTCTGGATCGGGCGTCGTCCGGGCCGTCCGGCGGAGGAACTCGCCTTCGGTCGCGCCTGGTCCGTCGCCGACCGGGCGATGACCGACGGCGCGCGCTTGGGGCCCGAGGACCGGCCCGCCGCCGAGGCCCTGCCGCCGGGCCTCGGGCCCTGGGGCAAGCGGGTGTCTCTGGTGCACGGCCTCGTCTCGGGCCGGCCGCTGACCGAGATCAGCCTGCACGACTTCCCGAGCATGGAATACGGCGACAACTTCTTCATCGCCGGCGGCTACGGCGCCTATCTCGCCCGCCTCGCAGCCGGGTTGCCGGTGGCGCTCTCGACCCCGGTCACGGCCCTCGACTGGGCCGGGGAGGGGGTGCGGCTCGATCTCGGGGCGCGCGGGACCCTGCGGGCGCGGGCGGCGCTGATCACCGCCCCGATGATGGTGTTGCAGGAGCCGGCCCCGGCCTTGCGCTTCGCCCCCGACCTGCCGGGCCCGGTGCGCGCGGCGATCGACGGATTCCGCACCGGCATCTACGAGCACGTGGTGCTGCACTGGCCGTCCTCGCCGTTCCGCGGCCGCGACCGGCTGGCGAGCCTGATCGGCGGCCGGCTCCAGCCGCCGGGCCTGCTGACGCGGGTCGACGGGACGCCGTTCCACTATTTCGAGCTCGACGTGGCGCTGGCCGCCCGCCTCGACGCGGCCCGCGCCGGGGCCGACGGCGCGCGCCGGCTGGTGCGCGAGACCCTGGCCGAGCAGGTCGGGCGCGGCTTGTTGCGCGACCTTGCCGTGCCGGCGGTGACCGAGTGGCGCCACGATCCCTGGTCGCGCGGTTCCTGGGCGGTCGTGCCGCCGGGCCATACGGGCGCCCGCGACCTCCTGAAGGACGCGGTGGCCGAGCGGATCTGGTTTGCCGGCGAGGCCCTGTCGCGGGAGCAATGGGGCACCGCGGGCGGCGCCTTCGCGGAGGGCGAGCGGGCGGCCGACGCGATCGCGGCCGCTCTCCACTAA
- a CDS encoding NAD(P)/FAD-dependent oxidoreductase, producing the protein MSLHTETLVIGGGPAGLTTGYMLAKAGRDVVVLERDATQVGGISRTVEYKGFLFDIGGHRFFSKAKEVVDLWNEILPDDFIERPRLSRIYYKGKTYAYPLKAFEALRNLGIVESGLCVASYLWARARPIKDPKSFHEWVRNQFGERLFSIFFKTYTEKVWGMSCDDISADWAAQRIKGLDLGAAIRDGLKRSLGLHRPAAGDGPVIKTLIESFRYPRRGPGMMWDAAATAIQRNGGRVLLDRRVDGLSYDSATKLWTVSARRGDGSRETFTARNVVSSAPIRELVGAIRPAPLSTFQARSLRYRDFVTVALIARAKDSFPDNWIYVHDPAVKVGRVQNFRSWSPEMVPDEAYACLGLEYFCFEGDGLWNAPDSELIALARREIGLIGLVDPASVVDACVVRQPKAYPVYDDAYRAHVATIRRDLEGSYPTLHLVGRNGMHKYNNQDHAMMTAMLTARNILLGERRFDVWNVNEDAEYAEAGLSGAQEALGSERMVPRKVA; encoded by the coding sequence ATGAGCCTTCACACCGAGACGCTGGTGATCGGCGGGGGACCGGCGGGCCTGACCACCGGCTACATGCTGGCCAAGGCCGGCCGCGACGTCGTGGTGCTGGAGCGCGACGCGACCCAGGTCGGCGGCATCAGCCGCACGGTGGAATACAAGGGCTTCCTGTTCGACATCGGCGGCCACCGCTTCTTCTCGAAGGCGAAGGAGGTGGTCGATCTCTGGAACGAGATCCTGCCCGACGACTTCATCGAGCGGCCGCGGCTGTCGCGGATCTACTACAAGGGCAAGACCTACGCCTACCCGCTCAAGGCCTTCGAGGCCCTGCGCAACCTCGGGATCGTCGAGAGCGGCCTTTGCGTCGCCTCCTATCTCTGGGCCCGGGCCCGGCCGATCAAGGACCCGAAGAGCTTCCACGAGTGGGTCCGCAACCAGTTCGGCGAGCGGCTGTTCTCGATCTTCTTCAAGACCTACACCGAGAAGGTGTGGGGGATGTCCTGCGACGACATCTCGGCCGACTGGGCGGCGCAGCGCATCAAGGGGCTCGACCTCGGCGCCGCGATCCGCGACGGGCTCAAGCGCTCCCTCGGCCTGCACCGGCCGGCCGCCGGCGACGGCCCGGTGATCAAGACCCTGATCGAATCGTTCCGCTATCCCCGCCGCGGCCCCGGCATGATGTGGGACGCGGCCGCCACCGCGATCCAGCGCAACGGCGGCCGGGTCCTGCTCGACCGGCGGGTCGACGGCCTGTCCTACGACTCTGCCACGAAGCTCTGGACGGTGAGCGCCCGGCGCGGGGATGGCAGCCGCGAGACCTTCACGGCCCGCAACGTCGTCTCCTCGGCGCCGATCCGCGAGCTCGTCGGCGCCATCCGCCCGGCGCCGCTCAGCACCTTCCAGGCCCGTTCCTTGCGCTACCGCGACTTCGTCACCGTGGCGCTGATCGCGCGGGCCAAGGACAGCTTTCCCGATAACTGGATCTACGTCCATGATCCGGCGGTGAAGGTCGGTCGGGTGCAGAACTTCCGCTCCTGGTCGCCCGAGATGGTGCCGGACGAGGCCTATGCCTGCCTCGGCCTCGAATATTTCTGCTTCGAGGGCGACGGGCTGTGGAACGCGCCCGATTCCGAGCTGATCGCGCTGGCCCGCCGCGAGATCGGCCTGATCGGCCTCGTCGATCCGGCCAGCGTGGTCGATGCCTGCGTGGTGCGCCAGCCCAAGGCCTATCCGGTCTACGACGACGCCTACCGCGCCCATGTCGCGACGATCCGCCGGGATCTGGAAGGCAGCTACCCGACCCTCCACCTCGTCGGCCGCAACGGCATGCACAAGTACAACAACCAGGACCACGCCATGATGACCGCGATGCTGACGGCGCGGAACATCCTGCTGGGCGAGCGGCGCTTCGACGTGTGGAACGTCAACGAGGATGCCGAATACGCCGAGGCCGGGCTGTCGGGGGCCCAGGAGGCCCTGGGCAGCGAGCGGATGGTGCCGCGCAAGGTGGCGTGA
- a CDS encoding complex I NDUFA9 subunit family protein: MTGFDHVGLTRPASQLVTVFGGSGFLGRHVVRALAKRGYRIRVAVRRPDLAQFLQPLGRVGQIVGVQSNLRNPASIARAVEHADIVVNLVGILQESGSQSFQRLQADGAAEVARAAAAVGAPLVHVSALGADANSASAYARSKAIGEAGVFEARPDVIVFRPSIVFGPGDSFFNRFAALARMLPVLPLAGAGARMQPVFAGDVAEAIARAVEGQIQGGRVYELGGPEILTLQQLVEYTLKVTMRHRVVMPLPAPAARLQARAMELVDTLTLGLLPDTLKLTRDQVTLLQNDNVVSEAAKAEGRTIEGIGIAPTAIEAVVPGYLWRFRKAGQFATGRGTPDMAATPDLIAADPMGPGSQHHPGNASGPAVGQLAAGAGPAPGVRWGKRQ, translated from the coding sequence ATGACCGGCTTCGACCATGTCGGCCTGACCCGACCCGCCTCGCAGCTCGTGACCGTGTTCGGGGGGTCGGGCTTCCTCGGCCGCCACGTGGTGCGGGCGCTGGCCAAGCGCGGCTACCGGATCCGGGTGGCGGTGCGCCGGCCCGATCTCGCCCAGTTCCTCCAGCCCCTCGGCCGCGTCGGCCAGATCGTCGGCGTGCAATCGAACCTGCGCAACCCGGCCTCGATCGCCCGGGCGGTGGAGCATGCCGACATCGTCGTCAACCTCGTCGGCATCCTCCAGGAGAGCGGCAGCCAGAGCTTCCAGCGCCTCCAGGCCGACGGCGCCGCCGAGGTCGCCCGGGCCGCCGCCGCGGTGGGCGCCCCGCTGGTCCACGTCTCGGCGCTCGGCGCCGACGCGAACTCGGCCTCGGCTTACGCCCGCTCGAAGGCGATCGGCGAGGCCGGCGTGTTCGAGGCGCGGCCGGACGTGATCGTCTTCCGCCCGTCGATCGTGTTCGGGCCGGGCGACAGCTTCTTCAACCGCTTCGCCGCGCTCGCCCGCATGCTGCCGGTGCTGCCGCTCGCCGGGGCCGGCGCGCGGATGCAGCCGGTCTTCGCCGGCGACGTCGCCGAGGCGATCGCCCGGGCGGTCGAGGGCCAGATCCAGGGCGGCCGGGTCTACGAGCTCGGCGGGCCGGAGATCCTGACCCTGCAGCAGCTCGTCGAGTACACGCTGAAGGTGACGATGCGCCACCGCGTGGTGATGCCGCTTCCGGCTCCCGCCGCCCGGCTCCAGGCGCGGGCGATGGAACTCGTCGATACCCTGACGCTGGGCCTGCTGCCCGACACCCTGAAGCTCACCCGCGACCAGGTCACCCTGCTCCAGAACGACAACGTCGTGTCGGAGGCCGCGAAGGCGGAAGGCCGCACGATCGAGGGCATCGGCATCGCCCCCACCGCGATCGAGGCGGTGGTGCCGGGCTATCTCTGGCGCTTCCGCAAGGCCGGCCAGTTCGCCACCGGCCGCGGCACCCCCGACATGGCCGCGACCCCAGACCTGATCGCCGCCGACCCGATGGGTCCCGGCTCGCAGCACCATCCGGGCAACGCCAGCGGCCCGGCGGTCGGCCAGCTCGCGGCGGGCGCGGGGCCGGCGCCGGGGGTGCGCTGGGGCAAGCGGCAGTAA
- a CDS encoding CHASE domain-containing protein: protein MSPPATRPSVATGRSIRPASPLHATPSSQVRVETTAPPLPPAPRAARWIPHAILAAGLIATAFSTALIWRAAEVRDHLTFLHATDIELRTVEDQFRTYTALLRGGAGLFAANDDTVTLAQFRAYVQRIEFQTLYPGFLGIGFTPAIPAAERERFAAKAEALGVPGFRVRPPSDYPTLSPILFAEPPNPRNQAAIGYDVMSDPVRRDMVERARDTGLPAASARIQLVQEIDANKQAGFLVAMPVYAGGTVPAELDERRRRYLGFVFGAFRADDLFNSIVAAEAEEDAAFAIYDGAPGAATLLHRSRQNPGTVAGRLTREATIELGGRTWTVVFEQRVSPRRASALPEIALICGGGLLATALLGFAAFRQRRTQDEIRRLNASLEARVEDRTRDLREAAESLRQAGEDRARMEEVLRQSQKMEAVGQLTGGLAHDFNNLLAGISGALELIETRIGQGRSKDVAKYIAAAQGASKRAAALTHRLLAFSRRQTLAPKAVDVNRLVDGMLDLIQRTVGPGIDLRHRGADDLWPALVDPSQLENSLLNLCINARDAMPEGGRIVIETENRWIDRRQAEAQDMPEGQYLSLCVTDTGTGMPPEIVARAFDPFFTTKPMGAGTGLGLSMIYGFAKQSGGQVRITSEVGAGTNVCLYLPRHRGEADRDGPDPGKRPLPQAEAGETVLIVDDEPTVRMLVADVLNDLGYTAIEAADGAGGLRVLQSDARVDLLVTDVGLPGGMNGRQMADAARVDRPDLKVLFITGFAEAALFGDGRLESGMAVLTKPFAVDALAARIREMIAP from the coding sequence ATGAGCCCGCCTGCCACCCGCCCGTCCGTCGCGACGGGCCGCTCGATCCGACCGGCTTCCCCCTTGCACGCAACTCCCTCATCGCAGGTCCGCGTCGAGACGACGGCCCCTCCGCTCCCTCCGGCGCCGCGGGCGGCGCGCTGGATCCCGCACGCGATCCTGGCCGCGGGCCTGATCGCGACGGCGTTCAGCACAGCCCTGATCTGGCGGGCGGCGGAGGTCCGCGACCACCTGACCTTCCTGCACGCCACCGACATCGAATTGCGCACGGTCGAGGACCAGTTCCGGACCTACACCGCGCTCCTGCGCGGCGGAGCCGGCCTGTTCGCCGCCAACGACGACACCGTCACGCTGGCGCAGTTCCGGGCCTACGTGCAGCGGATCGAGTTCCAGACCCTGTATCCGGGCTTCCTCGGCATCGGCTTCACGCCGGCCATTCCGGCCGCGGAGCGCGAGCGTTTCGCCGCGAAGGCGGAGGCCCTGGGCGTGCCGGGCTTTCGCGTGCGCCCGCCGAGCGACTATCCCACGCTCAGCCCGATCCTGTTCGCCGAGCCGCCGAACCCGCGCAACCAGGCCGCCATCGGCTACGACGTGATGTCCGATCCGGTCCGGCGCGACATGGTCGAGCGCGCCCGCGACACCGGCCTGCCGGCGGCCTCGGCGCGGATCCAGCTCGTGCAGGAGATCGACGCGAACAAGCAGGCCGGCTTCCTGGTCGCCATGCCGGTCTATGCCGGCGGCACCGTGCCCGCCGAGCTCGACGAGCGGCGGCGGCGCTACCTGGGCTTCGTCTTCGGGGCCTTCCGGGCCGACGACCTGTTCAACAGCATCGTGGCGGCCGAGGCCGAGGAGGATGCCGCCTTCGCCATCTATGACGGCGCGCCGGGCGCGGCGACGCTGCTGCACCGCTCCAGGCAGAATCCCGGTACGGTGGCCGGCCGGCTGACCCGCGAGGCGACGATCGAATTGGGCGGCCGCACCTGGACCGTGGTGTTCGAGCAGCGCGTCTCCCCGCGGCGCGCCTCGGCGCTGCCGGAGATCGCCCTCATCTGCGGCGGCGGCCTCCTCGCCACAGCGCTGCTGGGCTTCGCCGCGTTCCGGCAGCGCCGCACGCAGGACGAGATTCGCCGCCTCAACGCCTCGCTGGAAGCCCGGGTCGAGGATCGGACGCGGGACCTGCGCGAGGCGGCCGAGAGCCTGAGGCAGGCCGGCGAGGACCGCGCGCGCATGGAAGAAGTCTTGCGCCAGTCGCAGAAGATGGAGGCGGTGGGCCAGCTCACCGGCGGGCTCGCCCACGACTTCAACAACCTGCTCGCCGGCATCTCCGGCGCGCTGGAGCTGATCGAGACCCGCATCGGCCAGGGCCGCTCCAAGGACGTCGCGAAGTACATCGCCGCCGCGCAAGGCGCCTCGAAGCGGGCCGCGGCGCTGACCCACCGCCTCCTCGCCTTCTCGCGCCGCCAGACCCTGGCGCCCAAGGCCGTCGACGTGAACCGGCTGGTGGACGGGATGCTCGACCTGATCCAGCGCACCGTCGGCCCCGGCATCGACCTGCGGCACCGGGGGGCGGACGACCTCTGGCCCGCGCTCGTCGATCCCTCGCAGCTCGAGAATTCGCTCCTGAACCTCTGCATCAACGCCAGGGATGCGATGCCGGAAGGCGGCCGGATCGTCATCGAGACGGAGAACCGCTGGATCGACCGTCGGCAGGCCGAGGCGCAGGACATGCCGGAGGGGCAGTACCTGTCGCTCTGCGTGACCGATACCGGCACCGGCATGCCGCCGGAGATCGTCGCCAGGGCCTTCGACCCGTTCTTCACGACGAAGCCGATGGGTGCGGGCACGGGCTTAGGCCTGTCGATGATCTACGGCTTCGCCAAGCAATCCGGCGGGCAGGTGCGGATCACCTCCGAGGTCGGCGCCGGCACGAATGTGTGCCTCTACCTGCCGCGGCACCGGGGCGAGGCCGACCGGGACGGGCCCGATCCCGGGAAGCGTCCCCTGCCCCAGGCCGAGGCGGGCGAGACCGTGCTGATCGTCGATGACGAGCCGACCGTGCGCATGCTCGTAGCCGACGTGCTGAACGACCTCGGCTATACCGCGATCGAGGCCGCGGACGGTGCGGGGGGCTTAAGGGTGCTCCAGTCGGATGCGCGGGTGGACCTGCTGGTGACGGATGTCGGCCTGCCCGGCGGCATGAACGGGCGCCAGATGGCCGATGCCGCCCGGGTCGACCGGCCTGACCTGAAGGTCCTGTTCATCACCGGCTTCGCGGAGGCCGCCCTGTTCGGCGACGGCCGGCTCGAATCCGGCATGGCCGTCCTGACCAAGCCGTTCGCGGTCGATGCCCTGGCCGCGCGCATCCGGGAGATGATCGCGCCTTGA